The following coding sequences are from one Kushneria phosphatilytica window:
- a CDS encoding TatD family hydrolase, which yields MLPDALQFTSPAPLVDIGANLTHESFEADLEDVLTRARQANVTTLILTGTDREHIQAALTLCEHEHDGVELYTTAGVHPHHADQWDASMAEYVRQVLAQPSTVAAGECGLDYHRDLMPRSVQRRTFEAQLELAAESGQPLFLHEREAGHDMLEMLRYWRDDITRAVVHCFTGERATLHGYLDLDLHIGQTGWLCDERRGQHLREAVNDIPLNRLMVETDCPYLLPRNLPAKLKGRRHEPALLPWIVREIAACRGMEEAELASATTKTARRFFGLDEVIPHG from the coding sequence ATGCTGCCCGACGCCCTGCAATTCACTTCCCCGGCGCCGCTGGTCGATATTGGCGCCAACCTGACCCATGAAAGCTTTGAAGCCGATCTGGAGGACGTCCTCACCCGCGCTCGGCAAGCCAATGTCACGACGCTGATCCTGACCGGCACCGACCGCGAGCACATCCAGGCCGCGTTAACGCTATGCGAACACGAGCATGACGGGGTCGAACTGTATACCACGGCCGGTGTGCATCCCCATCATGCCGATCAGTGGGACGCCAGCATGGCTGAATATGTACGTCAGGTACTGGCTCAGCCGAGTACGGTGGCTGCCGGCGAGTGTGGACTCGACTATCATCGGGATCTGATGCCGCGCAGCGTGCAGCGTCGTACCTTCGAAGCGCAGCTCGAGCTGGCAGCTGAAAGTGGTCAACCCCTGTTTCTGCATGAGCGTGAGGCCGGTCATGACATGCTCGAGATGCTCAGGTACTGGCGTGATGATATCACCAGGGCCGTCGTACACTGTTTTACCGGTGAACGCGCCACGCTGCATGGTTACCTGGATCTTGATCTGCATATTGGCCAGACAGGCTGGCTGTGTGACGAGCGCCGGGGGCAGCATCTGCGTGAAGCAGTCAACGATATTCCACTGAACCGGCTGATGGTCGAAACCGACTGCCCCTATTTGCTCCCGCGTAATCTGCCGGCCAAACTCAAGGGACGACGCCACGAACCGGCGCTACTGCCCTGGATTGTGCGCGAAATTGCCGCCTGCCGCGGCATGGAAGAAGCGGAGCTGGCAAGCGCCACCACGAAGACGGCACGACGTTTCTTTGGTCTCGATGAGGTTATCCCCCATGGATGA
- a CDS encoding elongation factor P hydroxylase codes for MTTTILPEPEAEQLMVLFNTLFEARYHTRLLCGDEEPLYRPPSGDRVAEIIFAHGFFASALHEVSHWCIAGSRRRQLEDYGYWYLPDGRDQAAQQAFEQAEVAPQALESLFCEASKRRFNVSVDNLDGSAEVDRAAFAEQVKARAERYSREGLPLRAAAFHRALTACFRKDTPPREAARDAGYWLDSQR; via the coding sequence ATGACTACCACCATACTGCCCGAACCGGAAGCCGAGCAGCTCATGGTGCTGTTCAATACATTATTCGAAGCGCGCTATCACACCCGACTGCTCTGTGGCGATGAAGAACCACTTTATCGCCCGCCCTCAGGCGACAGGGTGGCCGAGATCATCTTTGCCCACGGCTTTTTTGCCAGTGCCTTGCATGAGGTCAGTCACTGGTGCATAGCCGGCTCCCGCCGGCGTCAGCTGGAGGATTACGGTTACTGGTATCTTCCGGATGGACGCGATCAGGCCGCCCAGCAGGCTTTCGAGCAGGCAGAGGTGGCGCCGCAGGCACTTGAAAGCCTGTTTTGTGAGGCCAGTAAGCGACGTTTCAATGTCAGCGTGGATAATCTTGATGGCAGTGCCGAGGTGGATCGAGCAGCGTTCGCCGAACAGGTAAAAGCGCGCGCCGAGCGCTACAGCCGCGAGGGCCTGCCATTGCGTGCCGCCGCCTTCCATCGGGCGCTGACGGCCTGCTTTCGCAAGGACACGCCGCCCCGGGAGGCAGCGCGTGACGCCGGGTACTGGCTCGACAGCCAGCGTTAG
- a CDS encoding MATE family efflux transporter has translation MSSSSLIQRSRVESGQLSRLALPILGAQLAQAGMSTVDVLMAGQASATDLAAVSVGASLWVPLMLFMTGTLMGLTPIVAQHLGATRHGAIRPAVHQALWVALTLGLMSATLLYLLAEPIFEFMAVPVEVSGLSTSYLHAVAPGLLGMALYQTLRAFSDGMNHTRPALLISLVGLLVNIPCNYLLIHGGEGATALLGSATPGWLQALPALGAIGCGVATSIAMWVMCLTMMWYTHRARIFHSVALWRTPAWPKSDRIRELLRVGLPIGVAIFTEVTLFTLIALFVAGFGSIVVAAHQIALNFTSLLFMVPLSLGMALTVRVGNAVGREAPEQARFVAFNGVGCALLAALLIDLVLLWGGPAVVALYSDNTEVRALAGQLVLLATLYQFSDALQVSMAGALRGYKDTRIIMGITLFAYWVVGLGGGHLLGRGWAGHFSGLGVYGYWLGLIAGLSVAALLLGWRLWHTSRRAIIRLSEAQSA, from the coding sequence GTGTCCTCATCTTCACTGATTCAGCGCAGCCGTGTCGAGAGCGGCCAGCTTTCCAGACTTGCCCTGCCGATTCTCGGGGCTCAGCTGGCCCAGGCCGGCATGAGTACAGTAGATGTCCTGATGGCGGGTCAGGCCAGCGCTACCGACCTGGCGGCCGTCTCGGTAGGCGCCAGTCTATGGGTCCCGCTGATGCTGTTCATGACCGGGACCCTGATGGGCCTGACCCCTATCGTGGCACAACATCTGGGAGCCACCCGTCACGGTGCCATTCGTCCCGCTGTCCATCAGGCTCTGTGGGTCGCTCTGACACTCGGGCTGATGAGCGCCACGCTACTTTATCTTCTGGCTGAGCCGATTTTCGAATTCATGGCCGTCCCCGTCGAAGTTTCCGGCCTCTCTACAAGCTATCTCCATGCGGTAGCGCCCGGTCTGCTCGGCATGGCGCTGTATCAGACCCTGCGCGCCTTTTCCGATGGCATGAATCACACTCGCCCTGCACTACTGATCAGTCTGGTCGGCCTGCTGGTCAACATTCCCTGTAATTATCTGCTGATTCATGGCGGTGAAGGCGCAACAGCCCTGCTTGGTTCAGCAACACCGGGATGGCTGCAGGCATTGCCGGCACTGGGAGCCATCGGCTGCGGTGTGGCGACTTCCATTGCGATGTGGGTCATGTGTCTGACCATGATGTGGTACACCCACCGCGCCCGGATCTTTCATTCCGTAGCCTTGTGGCGTACACCTGCGTGGCCGAAATCGGACAGGATCCGGGAATTATTGCGGGTTGGCCTGCCAATTGGCGTCGCTATTTTTACCGAGGTCACCCTGTTCACGCTGATCGCCCTGTTCGTCGCCGGCTTCGGCAGTATCGTAGTCGCTGCCCATCAGATTGCCCTGAACTTCACGTCGCTTTTATTCATGGTCCCGCTATCTCTGGGCATGGCACTGACCGTAAGAGTCGGAAATGCTGTCGGACGCGAGGCGCCAGAACAGGCGCGCTTTGTCGCTTTCAATGGTGTGGGTTGTGCACTGTTGGCGGCTCTGCTGATTGATCTCGTTCTACTGTGGGGCGGCCCCGCGGTGGTGGCACTCTACAGTGACAATACCGAAGTGCGTGCGCTGGCAGGCCAGCTGGTTCTGCTGGCCACCCTCTATCAATTCTCCGATGCACTTCAGGTCAGCATGGCCGGTGCTCTACGAGGCTACAAGGACACCCGTATCATCATGGGCATCACCCTGTTCGCCTACTGGGTGGTAGGCCTCGGTGGCGGTCATCTGCTGGGCCGGGGCTGGGCCGGCCACTTCAGCGGGCTGGGCGTCTATGGCTACTGGCTGGGCCTGATTGCAGGTCTCAGTGTCGCGGCCCTCCTGCTGGGCTGGCGTCTATGGCATACCTCGCGACGGGCCATTATCAGGCTGAGCGAGGCGCAGAGCGCATGA
- the tusA gene encoding sulfurtransferase TusA — MSEQPVYDATLDTCGLYCPEPIMMMHNKVRDMSPGQILEVLATDPATTRDIPKFCSFLGHELIHRADEETQYRYYIRLAE; from the coding sequence ATGAGTGAGCAACCAGTATACGATGCCACCCTGGATACCTGTGGTCTTTACTGTCCCGAGCCAATCATGATGATGCATAACAAGGTTCGGGACATGAGTCCTGGTCAGATTCTTGAAGTACTGGCTACGGATCCGGCGACTACGCGGGATATTCCAAAATTCTGCAGCTTCCTCGGTCATGAACTGATTCATCGTGCCGATGAAGAGACGCAGTACCGTTATTACATCCGCCTGGCCGAATAG
- the rlmM gene encoding 23S rRNA (cytidine(2498)-2'-O)-methyltransferase RlmM: MSTIASELLFYCRIGFEQDLASELSEKLAARGYSGYPIARSDSGLVRWCHTGQEQLNEVQRAIPLVRLVFARQSLLALAPLEQLSREDRITAIVEYVVASGWSFERLLQETPDTNEARALSGLMRSLQKPLESVLKKRGALRRRAGKRWLHLCWTEGNEVQIALSFPGNRSDHPGGIRHLRFPAGAPSRSTLKLEEAWHTFIAPERWSEVLGEHCWAVDLGAAPGGWSWQLVQRGMSVYAIDNGPMDNALLTTGQIEHLREDAFHWQPPHPVEWLVCDIVEQPSRVAVLMGDWLIAGWCQWAVFNLKLPMKQRWPHVREALDLLEQRLQENRIQAMIRCRHLYHDREEVTVLVEPDSAQQS; the protein is encoded by the coding sequence ATGAGCACTATTGCCAGCGAATTACTCTTTTATTGTCGTATTGGTTTCGAGCAGGATCTGGCTTCAGAGCTGAGTGAAAAGCTGGCTGCCAGGGGATATAGCGGTTATCCCATTGCTCGCTCGGACAGTGGTTTGGTGCGTTGGTGTCATACAGGCCAAGAGCAACTCAATGAGGTGCAGCGTGCCATTCCGCTTGTCCGGCTGGTGTTTGCCCGACAGTCACTGTTGGCGTTGGCGCCGCTTGAGCAGCTGTCACGTGAGGATCGCATTACCGCGATCGTGGAGTATGTAGTGGCCAGTGGCTGGAGTTTCGAACGGCTGCTCCAGGAAACTCCCGATACCAATGAAGCGAGAGCATTGAGTGGTTTGATGCGCTCATTGCAGAAACCACTGGAAAGCGTGTTGAAAAAACGCGGGGCATTGCGGCGCAGGGCAGGCAAGCGCTGGTTGCATCTGTGCTGGACTGAAGGTAACGAGGTTCAGATCGCGCTGAGCTTTCCCGGTAATCGAAGTGACCACCCCGGTGGTATCCGTCATCTCAGATTCCCGGCCGGTGCACCCAGTCGCTCGACGCTCAAGCTGGAAGAGGCATGGCATACCTTCATTGCGCCAGAGCGTTGGTCAGAGGTGCTTGGTGAGCACTGCTGGGCAGTCGATCTCGGGGCGGCGCCGGGGGGATGGAGCTGGCAGCTGGTGCAGCGTGGCATGTCGGTTTATGCCATCGATAATGGCCCCATGGATAACGCACTGTTAACCACCGGTCAGATCGAGCATTTGCGCGAGGATGCCTTTCACTGGCAGCCGCCGCACCCCGTGGAGTGGCTGGTCTGTGATATTGTGGAGCAACCTTCCCGGGTCGCGGTTCTGATGGGAGACTGGCTGATCGCAGGCTGGTGTCAGTGGGCCGTATTCAATCTGAAACTGCCGATGAAGCAGCGTTGGCCGCATGTACGGGAGGCGCTTGATCTGTTGGAACAGCGTCTGCAGGAAAACAGGATTCAGGCCATGATTCGGTGTCGCCATTTGTACCATGATCGAGAAGAGGTCACGGTACTGGTGGAGCCTGATTCAGCGCAGCAGTCATGA